A portion of the Rhinopithecus roxellana isolate Shanxi Qingling chromosome 19, ASM756505v1, whole genome shotgun sequence genome contains these proteins:
- the LOC104669820 gene encoding LOW QUALITY PROTEIN: olfactory receptor 4D1 (The sequence of the model RefSeq protein was modified relative to this genomic sequence to represent the inferred CDS: deleted 1 base in 1 codon), producing MEPQNTTQVSMFVLLGFSQTKELQKFLFLLFLFVYVTTIVGNLLIMVTVTFDCQLHTPMYFLLRNLALIDLCYSTVTTPKMLVDFLHETKTISYQGCMTQIFFFRLLGGGTVFFLSVMAYDRYIAISQPLHYVTIMNTQLCVGLVVATWVGGFVQSIVRLALILPLPFCGPNILDNFYCYVPQVLRLACTDTSLLEFLMISNSGLLVIIWFLLLLISYTVILVMLRSHSRKAKRKAASTCTTHIIVVSMIFIPCIYIYARPFTPFPMDKAVSISYTVMIPMFNPVIYTLRNQDMKATMRRLGKCLLICRE from the exons ATGGAACCACAGAACACCACACAGGTATCAATGTTTGTCCTCTTAGGGTTTTCACAGACCAAGGAGCTCCAGAAATTCCTGttccttctcttcctatttgtctATGTCACCACCATTGTGGGAAACCTCCTTATCATGGTCACAGTGACTTTTGACTGCCAGCTCCACACACCCATGTATTTTCTGCTCCGAAATCTAGCTCTCATAGACCTCTGCTATTCCACAGTCACCACTCCAAAGATGCTGGTGGACTTCCTCCATGAGACCAAGACAATCTCCTACCAGGGCTGCATGACCCAGATCTTCTTCTTCCGCCTTTTGGGAGGTGGgacagtc ttttttctctcagtcaTGGCCTATGACCGCTACATAGCCATCTCCCAGCCCCTCCACTATGTCACCATCATGAACACTCAACTGTGTGTGGGGCTGGTGGTAGCCACCTGGGTGGGGGGCTTTGTCCAATCCATTGTCCGACTGGCTCTGATACTTCCACTGCCCTTCTGTGGCCCCAACATCCTAGATAACTTCTACTGTTATGTTCCCCAAGTACTGAGACTTGCCTGCACTGATACCTCCCTCCTGGAGTTCCTCATGATCTCCAACAGTGGGCTGCTAGTTATCATCTGGTTCCTCCTCCTTCTGATCTCTTATACTGTCATCCTGGTGATGCTGAGGTCCCACTCaagaaaggcaaagaggaaggcAGCTTCCACCTGCACCACCCACATCATCGTAGTGTCCATGATCTTCATTCCCTGTATCTATATCTACGCCCGGCCCTTCACCCCATTCCCCATGGACAAGGCTGTGTCCATCAGCTACACGGTCATGATCCCCATGTTCAACCCCGTGATCTACACTCTGAGAAACCAGGACATGAAAGCAACCATGAGGAGATTAGGAAAGTGCCTATTGATTTGCAGGGAGTAA